From the Lathyrus oleraceus cultivar Zhongwan6 chromosome 4, CAAS_Psat_ZW6_1.0, whole genome shotgun sequence genome, one window contains:
- the LOC127136836 gene encoding uncharacterized protein LOC127136836 has product MASDQENSQDANAPDDTSEKEITRGITIMKSIIRDRDKAVTYNVNWNADNQLIGSNAAKLASYIGTLVRMHIPITATRWSNKELGSAKDKIWTEILRSFNIEDTTIRKKYILQLAGKRHRGWRTFLTNKYLKDKEKNFVEYDPEYPVKYAIFITEEEWVAFVAQRRDENFKKVSATNRERASNPTYAYKKGRLGYARLEEKILDETKSDATSLPPHVLWKEARVGKDGTVRDDVQHIYDECETLSQSISTAEDQENRSVLSRALNVPEYPGRVRGKGHGCTPTSLYKNPRRRNPSNQEVMETLQALQAQVLQLQKDNERYRCMEKCSSQLKETSEKASINCQNKFPEGISSCQLYLSSPTYRLVGKGKVHNTSGDLLHHRPLPDGHLKVSVDVVLDKDALLPIPDIVSETTLLRDAIGSFVAWPLDLIFIDDETPTKPASKDKGILRHNESVASQKEVFAQGSQQLSQKIGSRQKNKRDLPVKYLPKKGAFVPRYQISLETLVDSSDMATAGAIRLLDMEEDIFGYSCTETIGKEDLEHIFRHQELGVGVIHTYIRFLYDNFMRGNDQLSNRFRFVSSSLVNKALICREPDSCREYLVKRFMASSTNNLYLWPYNSGCHWLLLAIDPLKEVVYFLNSIDGEWTNYPDMKQLVDT; this is encoded by the exons ATGGCTAGTGATCAAGAAAACTCACAAGATGCAAATGCTCCTGATGATACTTCAGAAAAAGAAATTACACGAGGCATCACTATTATGAAGAGTATCATTCGTGATAGAGATAAAGCAGTAACATATAATGTAAATTGGAATGCTGATAACCAACTAATTGGGTCTAATGCTGCAAAGTTGGCAAGCTACATTGGTACACTTGTTCGTATGCACATTCCAATCACTGCTACAAGATGGAGTAATAAAGAGTTGGGTAGCGCTAAAGATAAGATTTGGACTGAGATACTG AGGTCTTTTAACATTGAAGATACAACTATCCGAAAAAAGTATATActtcaattggccggaaaaagacaCAGAGGGTGGAGAACGTTTTTAACAAACAAGTATCTTAAGGACAAAGAAAAAAATTTTGTTGAATATGATCCGGAATATCCAGTGAAGTATGCGATCTTCATTACAGAAGAAGAATGGGTTGCTTTTGTAGCCCAAAGAAGAGACGAAAATTTCAAGAAAGTGAGTGCCACAAATCGCGAGAGAGCGTCAAATCCCACgtatgcatacaaaaaagggcgtTTGGGATATGCACGCTTAGAGGAAAAAATT TTAGACGAGAcgaaaagtgacgcaacatcaCTTCCGCCACATGTTTTGTGGAAAGAAGCTCGTGTGGGAAAGGATGGAACTGTTAGGGATGACGTTCAACATATTTATGATGAATGT GAGACCCTATCTCAATCGATAAGCACAGCTGAGGACCAGGAGAACAGGAGCGTACTTAGTAGAGcactaaatgttcctgagtatcCCGGTCGGGTGAGGGGTAAAGGGCATGGTTGTACTCCAACTTCCTTGTATAAGAATCCAAGGAGAAGAAATCCTagcaatcaagaagtgatggAGACGTTGCAGGCATTACAAGCGCAAGTTCTTCAATTGCAAAAGGATAATGAGAGATATAGGTGTATGGAAAAGTGCAGTTCACAGTTGAAAGAAACTAGTGAGAAAGCCAGTATCAATTGTCAAAAtaaatttcccgag ggcatttcatCTTGTCAGCTATACTTATCGTCACCGACTTATCGCctagttggcaagggaaaagtgcacaacacttcgggaGATTTACTTCACCATAGACCGCTCCCGGATGGACACCTTAAAGTATCGGTTGATGTTGTATTAGATAAGGATGCGTTGCTACCGATACCTGACATTGTTTCAGAGACAACATTGCTGCGAGATGCAATAGGATCATTTGTTGCATGGCCCTTGGATCTCATTTTCATTGATGATGAG ACGCCTACAAAACCCGCATCTAAGGATAAAGGGATTTTGCGGCACAACGAgtctgttgcatcacaaaaagaG GTATTTGCTCAAGGGTCACAACAACTGAGCCAGAAAATTGGTAGTCGACAGAAAAACAAAAGGGATCTTCCAGTGAAATATTTGCCAAAAAAAGGTGCTTTTGTGCCTCGATACCAGATATCTCTTGAAACACTTGTTGACTCATCAGATATGGCAACAGCTGGTGCTATTCGCTTACTGGATATGGAGGAAGATATCTTTGGTTATTCATGCACTGAAACAATCGGAAAAGAAGATCTGGAACATATTTTTCGGCATCAAGAATTAGGCGTCGGTGTTATACACACATACATCCG GTTCTTGTATGACAATTTCATGCGCGGGAATGATCAATTGTCAAACAGATTCCGTTTCGTGTCTTCCTCCCTGGTCAACAAAGCATTAATTTGTAGGGAACCGGATTCATGTAGAGAGTACTTAGTCAAGAGATTCATGGCCAGCAGTACAAACAACTTGTATCTTTGGCCGTATAATTCAGG GTGTCACTGGTTGTTGCTTGCTATTGATCCTTTAAAAGAAGTGGTATATTTTCTGAATTCGATAGATGGTGAATGGACAAATTATCCGGATATGAAGCAATTAGTTGATACGTAA